Part of the Crossiella cryophila genome, GCCCCGGCACGCGCTGCTGGCCTTCCTGTCGGTGTTCCTGGTGGTGCACGTGCTGGGTGCGCTGACCACGAGTTATCCGGTGCTGCTGGCCACCAGGGTGGTGGCGGCGCTGGCCAACGCCGGGTTCCTGGCGGTGGCCCTTGCCACCGCGGCCGCTCTGGTGGCGGCCGACGCCAAGGGCCGGGCGACCGCGGTGCTGCTGGGCGGGGTGACCCTGGCCTGTGTGGCGGGGGTGCCGGCGGGGGCGTTGCTGGGTCAGGCGTGGGGGTGGCGGTCGGCGTTCTGGGCGGTGGCCCTGGTCTCCGCGCCCGCGCTGGTGGCGATCCTGCGCTGGGTTCCGGCGGGCCGGGCCGAGGACGCGCCGGGGGTGCGTGGTGAGCTGCGGGCGTTGCGGCGGCCGCGGCTGGCACTGGTGTTGCTGCTGGGTGCGCTGGTCAACGGCGCGACGTTCTGCACGTTCACCTATCTGGCGCCGATGGTCACCGAGGTGGCCGGGATCGGGGCGGACTGGGTGCCCGCGGTGCTGGCGCTGTTCGGGATCGGCTCCTTCCTGGGGGTGAGCCTGGGTGGGCGGATCGCGGATTCCCGGCCGCGGCTGGTGCTGGCCGGGGGCGGGGTGGCACTGGTGTGCGGGTGGACGCTGTTCGCGCTGACCGCGGGTGCGCCGGTGGTCGCGCTGGTCCTGGTGCTGGTGCAGGGGATGTTGTCCTTCGCGGTGGGCGCCACGTTGATCTCCCAGGCGCTGTACGCGGCCGTCGGTGCGCCGCGGCTGGGTGGGGCGGGGGCGACGGCGGCGTTCAACGTCGGCGCGGCGCTGGGTCCGTGGGCCGGTGGGCTGGCCATCGCGGCCGGGTACGGGTACCGGGCGCCGCTGTGGGTCAGCGCCGGGCTGGCCGGGGCGGCGTTGCTGGTGGGGCTGGCGGCTCACCGGGTGGCGGTCTCGGAGCGGTAGGAGTGGCCCAGGTGCTCGCCGAGGCCGAAGTAGTGGCGGAAGTTGTAGATCAGCGGCTGCCACCGGGCCGGGTCGACGTGCTCGGTACCGGGCACGACCAGCCCTGGATCGGCGTGCACGGCGAGCACCTGGGCTTCCACGATGACGAAGT contains:
- a CDS encoding Cmx/CmrA family chloramphenicol efflux MFS transporter; its protein translation is MPVVLYLLALAVFAQGTSEFMLSGLLPDLAADLHVSIPAAGALTSAFAAGMIVGAPLMAILSLRWPPRHALLAFLSVFLVVHVLGALTTSYPVLLATRVVAALANAGFLAVALATAAALVAADAKGRATAVLLGGVTLACVAGVPAGALLGQAWGWRSAFWAVALVSAPALVAILRWVPAGRAEDAPGVRGELRALRRPRLALVLLLGALVNGATFCTFTYLAPMVTEVAGIGADWVPAVLALFGIGSFLGVSLGGRIADSRPRLVLAGGGVALVCGWTLFALTAGAPVVALVLVLVQGMLSFAVGATLISQALYAAVGAPRLGGAGATAAFNVGAALGPWAGGLAIAAGYGYRAPLWVSAGLAGAALLVGLAAHRVAVSER